The DNA segment gactGAGTAAATAATCTAAAGGATGATTTGAATAGTAGGggattagaagaaaaaaaaatattcacatattACTTTTGATTATAGTTCTTTTGGTAGTTAGAATGTAACTTCATTTGAAATTCAGTGCTGAATGGGAACTTTACTCAACATCAGCAGTATTAAGTtagttaaaagttaaaattGTCATTATGGTTTATAAAATATtgctaatttaaaaagaaaaaagaaaagaatgacaTGATCCCCAGTTTCTCAGAAGTTTCTGCACTGCTTCACCTCTCCAGAGAATCCTCAGGCAGCCTCAGCtctgtttcagctgctgccatgaCTCTAGCCCCCAAAGCCTCTTTCTTGTGTCCAGTGTCAGGAGATATAATGGCAACCATGAGTGTCTGACAAATTTAATCAGAGATTTTTCACCTGGAAAAActgttttctatatttttttctttttttatttaaaaggcaACTTGACAGGAAAATATCTGCCCAGCTCtaatattaataataacagtaatCAGCAGGTTGTGCTGCTAACTGGGCACTTAGCAAAGGGAAAACAGTATTATGGTCACAAAGTTCTTGAGCAAAgtaagaggaagaggaagaacatTAACAATAAATAACATCCAAATCTCTGTAAGAAATAAGAGGGAAAACTTACgtttttctcaaaattttcaAGAGAAAACTCATTTGGCTTGGGGAAGAATTCGAGTTTATGCATGCGCCCGATATTGAGGATGATGTTTGTGCCCTTTTTGACAGGGTAGCCATCAATGACATCGTCCTGCAGCGCCTTCCGCATGATCAGGTCCACTACTGGCTGGTATCTCATGCTCTCATAAATGAAATTCTCCACAATTTTTAAGTTTGGCATGTCCTCACTTTGTATGTCTCTGTCACCTTGTGGAATAAAGCAGATGATGAAGAGATTGGTTGGTTAGGAATTTAATAGCTTCTTTATACATGTGTCAGAACATTTTGGGAAGATTCTCGGGTTCTGAAGTTGTAGGAAGGGTCCAAGAGCTTCTAAGGAGTTTTGTGTAGTCTTACTTATTGAGGAAATCTGGTATAATGTCCATTAGCATAAACCCTAGTTTATTAATTAACAATCTCCTCATCTTCTTAACACACTGAGTCTTTGTGGGAGTCCTTCCCTGGCTTTTGCACGAGACAGCAGCAACGCACAACAAATAAATCTTCCAAGAGCTGACACAAACAAACCTGGGGATAGTCTGGAGCTAATTCTGTAGGGAGTTCTGTGAGGCTGGGTTTGGCTCCATCCAGGTCCTGCTGGGCCCTGACAATCCAGTTGGGATAAGAAAGTTCCAGCAGTGGaaccagagctgggctgtgctgcccgTGGGAGCTTTGCTGCTCCCCAAGGAGCTCAGACTCACTGCTGGGGCAGGTCTGCCACAAAACATCCCTCTTTACCTTACAGGAAAAGGCTTCAGAAAGAGGTAGGGAAAATGGGTGAGTACTCTCATGAGGACAGTAAAATAAGGTTTATTAAAAGTACCTcagaaaaagagtaaaaaatttGTGATACATTTCCCAGTGTTTAACAGACCAGAAGTAAATCTTAAATAAGAGTGGATGAAATTAGTTTCTATATTGGTTCAGTGTCAGGCTTTGAATGAAGACTAGAGAAGGGGAAGAATACAAATTCGGAATATCTTGATTGTGTTTTGAATAGTTAGTAATTAGTACTTAGAGGAGGCCAATTTGAGATCAAAATGGATGACAGcagaatgtaattttaattttgtctaGTCTTTCCCTTCTAGAGCCATAATGGAACTTAGGGAAGTTCTGTATTTTATCAGAACAGAGAAATACTGGTGATTAGAAGTGTTTGAAACAAGTGCCCCCTTTTGCAATTTCAGGGTAACTGGCAAATAATTTCAAGGAATCTTGAGGTGATTTTACACTGTGGTTGCTGAGGTGAGAATATGCAGCATTATTTCTAATAGATTATCAATTCTGATgattcctattttattttatttgacaaatttctcacattttttcatttgctctttAATATAATCTACATACAACAGTAGTTCATATGTTTTACAGCAATCACTTTCGTTAGGAGAAAATGCGTAAAATTTTCGGATTTAGATAAATGAAATTAGATCACTGCTGAAGTAAAATTATATTCCCACATAACTAACTTTGCAGCTCCTGCTTACCCACAACACTCTCAATTTCTCTCATCATCTCCTCTTCCACTGTGGGATGCTCTGCAATCAGGATTAGCATAAAGAAGAGGGTCACAGACAGAGTGTCAGGAGCAGCAATCATCATCTCCAGCACACACTGGTTCACATTCTCAGCAGTCAGATCCCCtctgttctggaaaaaaaaaaaaagaaaaaattaaaaaaaaaaaaaaaaggaaattttggagaaaatatTGATTGCTGAGCTGTGATGCCAACAAAGGTCCTAGAGACTGCACAATTTACTGACAGTCCATCTCATGCTAAATagcatttctgttttgtctttcagaGAAAGGTAGGAAGCTCATGCCATGATGGGTGTGTGTTGTattacagaaaagcagaaatgtctgTTCTCAGCTCAGGTTCTTAGTTCATTGCATTTCCTCCCAGAGTTTGTGAGCTGTCAGAGATTGTACAAGATAGGAGTTATATAGCACTTGAAACCTTTGCAAACAAAAGGGAATACATTAAATTATTCACAGGGTTAGGGAAAGACTGAAAACACTCAGGGATAGATGCAAGAGTTTTAGGGATGTTGTTTAAGCCATGAAATAATTATGACAAGCACCTGACCCTGAAATACAAGTATTCCTATTTGAGTCGCTGCCAGGGACTCCACAGCACCAACTACTCAGCATCCCTTTATGATGATGTGACTTTTAGAGAGGCATATGAAGTTTAAATTGCAAAGCCTGTGTGCAAGAGAATgtcagaaaaaacccaaaattagCCATATTTTGAGTAAATTCCCAATACCTGTGCAAAAATCAACTGGGATGCAAAATCCATGTGTTCATCCAACTTTTCGACCGTGGAAAGTTTTTGTCGTTTCTGTTCTATTAAGATTTCCATTGCTGCTTTAAGATCCTTTCTGGAAACAGATGAAATccaacatttttataaatatctgCACAGAGTATGACTAGGAATACAGAGATATACCAAGAAAAGCATCTAAGAgtgacagaaattaaatatttaaaaatagttatATGGTTCTCTACAAAAGTAGTAATACTTAGGCAAGgcattaacatttttttattactctttAATAATTGCTTGTCAGTCTGGAATGAAATCTTAATCTCTTTTTatagaggaaaggagaaaaaggtgGTTTTGAcacttcaaaaaaaaagaattatgaaattaaagaataacgtttttaaaattttattacaatttCCAAATAATTTGTATATTTCCTTGCATTTTATGCTGTATTTTATCAGTgagtaaaattaatttagagaATATAAAGGatgatttttagaaaaatgtaaCAAGTTATAGAAAATTTGTATCTTGGAGGAagattttcacatttaaataGTAATACTGTATCAACAGTTTGTATTTCAGGGGTGGAAAAAGCAACATTTGAAAGTTCTTAtaaatttttggggaattttcaATTAATTATAGATTTGAATACAATTCTTTGAAAAAAGtcttttgaaaagcttttgaaTGAAATCTTTAGGCCTTTCAAATGTGGGTTTGTTACTGTTGAGGTAGATAATTTATATTTGTAGGGTAAATGTGTTTAAAACTTCGATCCCTATAAAGATCTcagtatttataaatattttatgtgttcAAAATAGCAAGTTGTCCTTTTTGCAAAGTTTTTCAGAAGAATATTAGAAGTCTTCATATCCTGTAGAGATTCTTTGCATTGCTTTAAATCCAGaaatctttgtattttttttctgtttgcaaaaaaaaaggttatgAATAAGTTCTTTTTTATATGCTTTTGAAATATCAATATTTGCTTACAGGGGCTTTCTGGTAATAACTGGACCACAATATTTTGTTATCAGCATCACAGGATAAAGCAGTAATCAGTGCCATAGCAAAACTAATAAACAAATATTAGAGAAGGTGAATCTTGTGTCTAGTCCTCAAGAGCTGTCAATTAGTTTGGGTGAACCTGATCTTCTCCTTAAAGCCTTTGTTATGTAGTGCTATCAAAGCAATTTATTACATATCCTTCCCTGAATACAGGTGGGTTTCCTTGTTTGGATGAGCTGTAGCCTACTCTGATTGTCCTCAACTGGATAGCAATAGAACTTCATCCTTACAGTGGCTTTTCCTTGTCTGAATCAAACCAGTGATCTCAGTTTGGTTTCACATTTGAGTGTGCATGAATTGATATTGTGGTGAATAAATTGGAATTGGATAGAAAAAGCTTTAAACTGGTCCAGGAATTCAGCCACTTGTACCACCAGTGGCACATCTGGCTCTGTCTTGGCTCCTCAGACAGGGGTCCTCAGCAACCACCTTGCAAGTGTCCCAATTTAGTTTCTaaaaggcagaggaaagcaTCAAGGGAATGCTtcataaaaaagaagaaagaatctTATGCAAATGCTTTGTAAAATGGTTGATACTCACACTGCGTCTTTGTATTTCTTGCATAGCCaagaaatcttaaaaaatatgTCAGGCTTTAATAAAAGTGCTTGCCAGGCATCAAAGTAGTTTTGAATCTTAAGCACAATggcattttctgaaaagaaatgttaaaatagaaaaattcaaTAGTCAAGTAAGATAAAaccttcagaaaaattaatgataAGGTTGTATTCCCTACTCCACTAAATTCATGGGAATTTGATAAGCAATTGGTAGGTAACATTTGAAGCATACTCTGAAAAATGTCTAGATCTTTGTAGAAACTCTTGGTAACTTGCTACAAGGATGCAGAGGTGTGTCAGCCAGACCAAAGAGTCTCCCACAGGAGAGCAGAAACAACTACTGCAGAACACTGAAATGGGCAATTTAGATGTCCTGATAATATTATTTCTGTCATAGGCTGAAGAAATCGtagaaaacataaatttttaGGTGAACTTTTCAGAACGATCATTTAGTTTGGTGGAAAGATTTCAGGTTATTAGAttaatgtaatataatattGGAATTGTACCAAATTGGTgcataaaaatatctttagaTTGTACAAGTCATTAAGGTGGGTGACAAGCTAATGTATACTTTTGGTCATATAAAACACTCTTTTATAACTAACACAATAATCAATCAATTTCGATTAATTATACGGTGATACAAGAGCCTGTtcttgctctgtgtttttgagACAAATCTGCTGAGTGGTAGCAATGGATTTTCTTTGGATATGCATTTGAGGCTCATCTGAAGGCACAAAAGTGAAAGTATCAGTACCATCCAGAGGGACCCCGAGGAAGAGCTTGTTGGATGTGTCCAGCATGATCCTCCTCATGAGGTTCAGCACATTGAtgttccccagctctgtggtcACCTCCTGCAGCTTGTCCAGGTGCTCGATGGTTGACTCCACGCAGATCGCGATCATCCGCACCAGCCCGGGGCCAGACAGAGCTGAAACGTTCGTGCAAAACGAGCAAAAGTTTCCTGAGTTTTTGTACCTTCTTTAGCACATCGGTTGGTGATAATAGTGTTGATAAAAGGGCAGACATTATTGTGTCAGTGGCTGGTGTAAAACCCTTCTGGAACTTAACTGGTTTATTGTTCTTTGAAACGAAAATACAGGGATTTCAGACACACAACAGCATTTCAGGAAAGGCTGGCTGTGTGTCACAGTGATGCAGGGTGTCAGTGCACACTGAGTTACCTTTGGTGAAAAAAGGTCGAATTTCTTTCCAGTGTGCTGGGTTGTTGTTAAATATGATCCCATTCTCGTACATGCCAATGCACTGTAATCCAAGCTTACTCCCAAATCGGGACACGTAATGCCAATGCTTCATTACATGGAACACACTTGAGGatctggggaaggaaggaggaaaaaaatcccaaataaaaaaacccaactgttTCATAGACTGAATACAGCATTTGTATTCTGGCATTTTACAGTTGCTCCCAAGTGCTGACTCACATTCTTAATGTAGCAGGAAGTACAGTGCTTAGCACGAAATGTTGTTCCTTTTACATAATTAAAAATCTTGATGATCATTGCCTTCAGAATTTACATTAAAGCAATAATTTATTCTGTTCAGatttaaactatttttcaattaaaatgcaaatggttaaaaaaggcttttaaactAAATACTGTGTATAGAAATGTATACACAGAAATATGATACACTTAGGCAGTGCCCAATGTCAGATATTTCAGAGGATgaggtaaaatatttgatgTGCACTAAATTACAGCTTTACTTTTGTCTAGTCAATGCTATGAATTCTTTTGTAGCTCTTTGGTCATTCCTAATCACATACTGAAAGCATAGAAATATATTCACCACTTAAAGATGCATCATCATAATACAATGGGATGTGTGggataaataaatattcttgaAGAGACACATAAGGGAAATCCATTATATGCATATaattatatgcatatatatgcatataacTATTTACAGTCAGCAAGATTAATTTGCTGGTGCTGGCAGACAGCATTCTTGCTTTAAGATATAATTTCCTTTAGAGGGAGCcagcatttcagaaatgtgGATGTGATGAAACACTAATCAAAGAGAATCCaaccaaaagaaagaaaatcagaacaATGATTTGAAACGAAACAATATGCTTCTTTCTTTATTGTGTAGGATAGTCTATGGGCCAAACAACAGACTGCTAACGTGGGTTTAGTTTATTTTCTCAGTCAGATGAGGTAAATGTGACTTTTGCTATTGGCTGCAAATGTTCTTGTCTGCATAGTTTTGCATGACCTGGAGGTAAAGTTAACACTGAAGTTTTTTCCCATGTAAGGATACACCATCTGTATTTCCCTGAACACAAAAATATGGTACTAAAAGTTCAGATTACATtggtgaaaaaaattactttgatttGCTTTTACAGAAGCCAGGTTATGTTTAGTTTTGCAGTGAATTTAGGATccactgaaaattttattctatgttcttgctttaaaaaaagtttaatacTTGTTTTCTATGTACAGTCaataatttaaagcaaaaaatatctgaagaaaaacaatgtaAATCTGTAAATCTGGCATTGTTTAGCAGCACTCCTATTGTTTCTGATGAATTGGTAGCACAGAGAGGGAAAGACAGCAATAAGAGTTTGTAGTATTTTCCAACATTCAGAGCATTATCAGAACATTTTATTGCTCTAGTTGATATTTGCAACACCTTTGTAGGATAGGAATGTGAGCAGCTTCCTTGTCATGATGACCTCTTTCTAGAGAGGTTAAAATAGAGATGGAGGTGACTTGCACCACATGGCAAATTCTGTGATTATTCTCTATGCTGCACTGTCTTTCAAAAGCTTTTACTTAATGAAAGTATGAATTGATTGACATTGTTACTAAAAAGGTTCTGATTCCTTATCAATTACATGTGGTAAACATTTTGctactcttttcttttttgtggcATGACTTATAATAATTCAATGTAAGAAATAAGCAATCATCCACTGGAGCTAATAAAATGACAGACTGAAGTTTAGTATTATGTTTAATACTGTGCATAATTGAAGCCTATGAATAATCCCTTTAATTGGAGTGGAATTACTCCTAATACTATAATGCTGTATTTGTTTAGTTAAATCACTGAATTGGAGCCATGACCTTTAAGCATTTACTTCCACTTTAAGGAGAAacttaaaaacacagaaaacgAAAATTTGACTTAATCCCACATTGCTGTCAGCCTAGAGCCCTAAACTAAATCTTATCTTAATAATAAATGTAATTGTAAAATAAACGGTAAATTAGTTTTAGGATTGAGCCACAGTACTttcttttccataaaaaaaGTATTAGGAGAATTCACCAAAACTTCAATAGCAGAGTCTAAACAAGCACAGGATTAGAAAAATGTCTGTGAATAGCAGAAAGTAAAAGGTTTTTGTCAGgacaatttttgaaaataacaaCTAAAATTCTACTTTAGTATAAAGTAGCAAAGAGGGTGTAAAGATACAAAGCCTTTCAAGTTATTAAGTATAGAAAATAAGGATTTACTTGCTAATTATAAATGTTTCTTCACCGCTGATCCAAACTCTCACAAATTCTCCATATGTCTTATTGTAGTAGTTGCAGGCATTCCCTACTCCCATCCAGAGAAATCTCCCATGTGAGAGGAGGGGACCGATTCCCATGCAATATCCTGGCCCTAAGGAACAGGGGAAGAGAAGTTTGGTCTCAGCAGTGCTCACAGAAAACACCTCTGAGCAGCTCCCTTCTGAAAGGAGGTTTTTGACATGACAGCCACAatctgtgctgggcagctcaCACCAGCAGCCCTGGTCTGAAACtctctcaggagctgcagctgtgctggtgaagtCTCTGTATCTGAGGAAGCACCACAACAAACATTCATTACTGATTTGTACaacttccagctgctgcttgcttCTAGAGGGACAATTGCTCCATCCTAGAGAGAAGAAATGCTCTTTTGGGCAATGGCTCCATCCTAGAAAGAAGAAATGCTCTTTTGGGCAAGGGTCTTTGCCCAGAATTTCATTCAGGAGTCACCATTTAGGTGGCTAGTTTAGGGTTATTCTGATCCCACACCTTTGAGAGGTGGTGCACTGCTCTCCTTCATGCAGCAGGGCATTGCATCTGGTGAAAAATAAGCTGAGCCATTGTTGTCTGAAGAAGCCCTCAGAACATTACACAAGGGAAAGGGAATTCGATGTTGTTCTGTTCTGGAGGGTTTTCAGGGCTGAACATAGAGAAACGTTGATACCCTACTAAAACCTGAACAGCTTCTTAGATAACTGTTTAGAGTAAAGGCAATTTAGAGAGACTGAAActttaaaacatataaaaagtaatttattatgCACATAAAAATGAGAACATCCTGAGTTTGTAAAATAGTACTATATCTTTTTAGTATACACAAAGCAAAGCTGGAAACTAAATGCCATATGGCCAAGCCACAATTATTATGGAAGTTCTGAAGTTAAAAtagcttcttttaaaattaaaactttattttaaaataaattctttttcaggaatttttaaaaaatctgcattatttaaactgatgtaaaataaattttgttgtCATACCATGATTATTCTGCATTGATTTGTCACTAAAGTttgagaaacaaacaaaaattaccTTGAAAAATTTTATGTGGCACAACAGCTAAAGTTAATTTACCTGGTATTGATGAAGTCTCTTCATGAGTCCATATTAGAAAGAGAAAGCACATGAGGATGAGTATGGGCACTGTGGCCACGGGCATCGTGTCTGGCACCAGGCTGGTGATGTTGTAGTGCATCGGATTCAGGGTTTCCAGGAGCATCTCTTCCAAGAGGCTCTGCTTTGCttcagaaagagagagagaagtggggagagaggcagaggcTGTCAAAGCTCAGATGTGCTCAGCTTTGCTTGGTACCTCTCAGCCCCTTTGTTGTTCCCACAAATGAGCAAACCAGCTCTGGACGTGGCTTTATAGCGAGTGACTGCCTGGTGCTTGCTGGGACAAGCTTCATCACAAGTCAAGAGAGACATGAAGCAGACACATCTTTTGCTTGGGAATAACAAAGGTTTTCTGACCTTGATGTTGAGGCATAGTTTTGGATATTTTGGCTGACAGACCTTTTATCTCTGATATCGACTTGGCTGGCCGACTCTGAGGTTTACTCCTTGCAAACCTCTAaccaaaacacaagaaattaaaCTTTCAACATATGTGGAAGCATTGAAGGAGTTCACTTGCCAGCTTTTGTCTGTCTTACTTAGCTGTTCCCTTCTTGCATGCCTGTAGTGCCAGAGGTCCTACATTTCCAGAATAACTATGGTAGTTTTCAATGATTCAGATAAAGCACCCCAGTACCacagttttttgtttgaaacGTGTATTGTAGCTTTTTTTATTGCTGACCTTTGAGTGTAACATAATGTAACATAATGTAATGCATTTCTTTATGGTTTTTCTGttaaatactttgaaaaatataaCATATGCCATAACAAACAGGATCACAGATTGTCTGTTGCCATATTTTTACTCAGGCTGTAACCAGcactcagcacaggaaagaaaaacccaagGACAGTCAACAGGTCTATTATTCATAAAGGGAATAGAAGGATTAAttcaaaggtttttttgcatgtttttgaATTAAGTAATAAAATATAAGAAGTTATTGTAGCTGAGAATGAATATGTGTGAGTAGGAATGTGAGTGAGAACTCATTTAACCATGGAAAGATGCTGCTTAAACCTGCACAATATTTTACTATTCAAACATCTTAATTCTGCTCTGGCAGTAACTAAGATGagatttgttttgcttcttcttGCAACAGTATTTCAAATTTGAAGGATATATTTACTTACCAGGAAGCTTTTAGATACGGTTTACTTTCAGCAGGTGCTTTCTTGTTGGTCTTGTGCTTTGGTCTCACATGGCAGAAAAAATGAGAGCTTGCTCTGTAGTGACCATCAGTGCTATAATTATGTTAAACTAAGCCAAGAATCGGTTTGATGCTTTCTAGGTAGTGAGAGCCCTGGTTTCTATGGTCAAAGGAGGAAATGTGTGGGGTGTAGCAAGGGAATATGGGGAAAGGGAGTAAGCAGTGGTTTAAAACCTTGCAGGTGCATGCAATGCTCTCTTTTGGATGTTTTCATGTGCCAGgcttttgggggttttatgATCCAAAATCTGCCAGGTGACCTTTTAGAAACACCCCTTCAATTGCAATagagagcagcccagcccttctGAGGGTGCCTGAGATCACACCTGGGTACATCCAGCTGTTGTGTTGTCCTGCATATTGAGAAAAAAAGTTTGTGATCACAAGCATTTTTATCATGTAATGGTGTTTATTAGTTTTGATTTCCTTGAGTGCTATTTCTTACCACAACAAAGGCATGCCTGTgtttatgtaaatattttatcagtttCTGTCCCTTTCACTAATAAGAGTTTACAGCATTATAGAGGGAAATAGCAACACTTGGGGCACTCTGGGTCTGCATAAACTTCATGTTTGTACTCCATTGCCACAGATGGGCTCTGAtgggcattttttttctgttttttttttcaatctccAAGACATTCTGGTATGTGTACATTAGTTTCACTGCCTCATATTCTCTGTGAAGACAAGTATGGAGCTGGTTATACATTTGAATGCTGTGAAAGAAACCAATTTCATACTCCCCAATGTGTATCTATGAATATTAAATCTGCAAGGTGAGCTCTGGTAGAGTTGAAGGTCCTGATATGTTTGCACAGTGTACTTTGCAAGTATGAGtctctcccttttattttctaaaaatcagCCCTGAGTTTTGATCTTGTTCAGCTCTTACTCACATCTAAAGCTTATCATTGTTTTGACAGTGGAATGCAGGCAGGTTGctgttttttcaaaatatacagATAGCAATAGACTGGGATTTAGATTCTTGATTGTCCCAGCTTCATAATTTTATAGtttttagtaaaataatttttttctttttctatgtCCAGCACATCAGTGTGCACCTTGCTCTTAAATTTGTAATTTGAATATCCTGGATTGTGCTGTCATGTAGATAAAAGCATGAAAGGCAAAATATTAAGTTTGAATCCTTTTTACACTCTTGACCTGATCTAAAACAGTCTTTAGACAAAGACCTTAAACTGTTGACATTTCCTGTGTTGAGGAGTTTGCTTCATTTCAGTGAGTATGATTGAAGCAGACTTTCAGGGCTTGCATCtttaacctcttttttttcatttcaaatgcCAGCTGGGCCATGAAAATACTTAATAATACTTCTGCTTATCCTGCTTTTATCCATTGCATCTTTTAAGAACTGCCCACGAGTTAAGTCTTAACTCAAAAAAACCTCACCCAAACCCATTTTGGTAGTAAGTAGTCACTGAGCAGACTGAAAAAGTTAGAAATGGAACTGAGTTAGAGTGCCCACTGTTCATGAAAGAAGGTTTCTCTAGTCTTgctcattttgtcttttctgctgtaattttcctttccttgcagcTGGTTGAGGTGTCTCAGATCAGAGGGGTTTGTTGGTTCTGATTGTTAGTTATGTAATGGAGGAAGGATGGgacaaaaaaaagcttttaaaatctcACTATCTAGTGGGGGAAAAAGACTTATTATAGGAAAGTGCTTTTGTGAGAGAATAGATGGATGTGCACAGGCTATCTGACCTGACAGAAATTACAGATCTCAACCTGGGAAAGCAGCTGTCAGCAGAGGACCCTTTAGAATTCTGATTCTTGAGTCTTGGCTGCAAAGCACTAGGAGAATATTCTAAGTTCTGTTAAATGTTTTCTTGCTAAAGGAAATGTGAGGAATGATGTCAAGGTCCACAGTAAAGAGAAAAGCTCATATATCTAAAGGAGAGCTGTATTGACACCTCTTATTCTGGTTAGAGCTTTGTACTTAGAGACTCTGTCAGTAAAAGAGCAAATTCATAAAATCATATTatagaattaattaattttagaagGAGCTAATAAAAATGCCTGATAACTCTTGAAAAGCCACTCTTGTGTCCTGGAGTTGTTTCCTTTAGATTGGTTCATCtgacaggagagaaaaaattctgCTACTTGTTATAAATTCCCAAGTATTAGTGAGCCATTTTAGCAGCATCTGAAGCAACTTATCTAGGTTTAAAcagtttagaaaaataaacagaattatttcacCCAAAGCCCACTTTGTTTTACAGATTTTCTCCCATTGTCTCACAATGTTTGCCAATGTTGATAGAGACTGAAGGAACACAGTacctctgaaaaataaaagagtagGATTTAATTGGTTtgaaatggatatttttttaCCAGGTGTACAACATACGTCACATCCGTGATAGAGGAGTTGCCTTATTTCCTTGAAGGGCTGTGGGGTTTAAAGCTGAGCACACATCAGGAGGCTTTTTTAACTTCAGAGTGCTTCCCATTCCTTGTAAGGTGAAAGGTA comes from the Oenanthe melanoleuca isolate GR-GAL-2019-014 chromosome 10, OMel1.0, whole genome shotgun sequence genome and includes:
- the LOC130257251 gene encoding aromatase; the protein is MLLETLNPMHYNITSLVPDTMPVATVPILILMCFLFLIWTHEETSSIPGPGYCMGIGPLLSHGRFLWMGVGNACNYYNKTYGEFVRVWISGEETFIISKSSSVFHVMKHWHYVSRFGSKLGLQCIGMYENGIIFNNNPAHWKEIRPFFTKALSGPGLVRMIAICVESTIEHLDKLQEVTTELGNINVLNLMRRIMLDTSNKLFLGVPLDENAIVLKIQNYFDAWQALLLKPDIFFKISWLCKKYKDAVKDLKAAMEILIEQKRQKLSTVEKLDEHMDFASQLIFAQNRGDLTAENVNQCVLEMMIAAPDTLSVTLFFMLILIAEHPTVEEEMMREIESVVGDRDIQSEDMPNLKIVENFIYESMRYQPVVDLIMRKALQDDVIDGYPVKKGTNIILNIGRMHKLEFFPKPNEFSLENFEKNVPSRYFQPFGFGPRSCVGKFIAMVMMKAILVTLLRRCRVHTMKGRGLNNIQKNNDLSMHPIERQPLLEMVFTPRRNTNEDQGDGMDQH